From the Cardiocondyla obscurior isolate alpha-2009 linkage group LG08, Cobs3.1, whole genome shotgun sequence genome, the window tgtaatataataacaatACTTTATACTACTTCGTGATattagaatatattaaaaaaataattttaataagatggttaataaattataaattttactttaaaaaatgctcAAAACTTGTTTCTCAAACTTTCTTACTTTTACTTTCGAAttgtaatattacataatttcgtaaaaaattactGCAAATCTGTAACggaatacaattattattgcatcAGAAAGAAGTTTTGTTAAACGTTATTAAACGCGTGAAATTCTTACCTCGAAATTGTATAAGCCGATTCAATTGATTGGGCTATCATCAGGCACTCGAAGCGCCAACGAGGCACCGATAACAGTCGAACGGAACTATAGCTCGAGCCGCAGATAACTTTCTTCCAGCTTTCGCCAGCGACGTCCTACTGACTGATTCGACTTTTACCTCTTAGCACAGTTTCACTGCATGCACCCGCTGCGTCTTGTCTGTTTATCGCGCCGGCAGTCtgtaatagaagaaaaacATAGAAAGAATAAGAGAGAAACTCAAACTATATtatcaagaaaataaaaaaaaaacaaaagaaaagaaaaaaaaagagagaaaactcGCGTGCAATCGATACGATAATTTACTTACTACGTCGCGCTCACCTATATTTCTAGTTTGTTCCGCACTGTGTTATATTTTGATACAGTTTTATTACTGTCACGGTAATTAGACggaatatcattaatttttttttttttttgcttaaaatttaccgcgtattaaatttttcttttttaattttgaagtcattaatataatatgtataatatattatacataaagttaattaattaaaaaaaaatataaacaattaaGATTCTTTCACATATCTTTCTTAATtctcataattaaaaataattcgtaaaatttGAAAGACTTCGAGGAATTTTTCATCAAGATAGATTACCCATGGAATCATTGAAGTGAATTCGAagtgaaacaaaaaaaagacttatCGTGAGTAATTCCAATGATATCACGCGAGCATTACGAATGTTAATGGCAAATGTTTTTCTTATAGCGACAGCGTACGAAATACATGTCACTATTCAGTTCGATTCGCCGCAAGTGTGTGCGATTCATACACGGGATGGGAAATCGGCATTATATCATGTACTATGTTGTAATGCACACTATCCCCAAGCGAGCAGTTCTCATATACGTGACGGGAATTTGCGGAGCAAACCGCATTTCTAAAAATAGCGAGAATTGCAGCGCCCAATGAAAGAAGGACAATATAGCTTCTTTAATCAGTTTTCTACTCTCTAAATTTTGAAACCCGTTCCTCTTTAAAATAAACCTTTATCctccactttttatttttgtgcacttaattaaatgctaaatatttaattaaaattaaaatacattaataaatagtaaaagtTTACTCGGAGGAATTAATTAGCTATTAATTTACTCTAAAAGTGTAGCCGCTTCTGAACCAACTTATTTGCATACCTCGAGCCGGTGCCCCCTAAAGAAAGCGAGTTAATTGGAGCGAGCGATCGTTAATAGGAAACACggcgagaaaattaaaagattcgCGATCTAGCGCACGCCTAATTAGTAATTAACTGCGACGTCGGCCGTTTGTCGAAGTGTGTCTTCGACTTTCTAACAGCGCGCTGTCTTATACTGATCCACGCTCCCGTATTTATTTGCAGAATCCAACCGGGGGCAGCCGCACAAGTGTCCAACCATTTCGAGGAAGTTATGAATGCCGTCAGAAGACACGACTGTTCCACCTTTTTGTGCCCGCAGGCGAAGCCGAATAACGTCTTCCTTTAGACACGCCTATAGTCTTAAAATTCCGTCATTTCCCCATACAACTTAGCATTTTAAATCCATttctgctttaaaaaaaaaaaatcccaatatcttatttttacaattagcGTTTCGTTGCGCGCAACTGCTCTGATTTTACTACTTttctttcctatttttttatatgtataaaagacAATCGTATCAGTTATAAACGGGAAATATTTCGTCACCAAAAATACCAATGCTAGAGAAAATCTGGTATAATTATATGCAGTTCACGAACTCCCTTGGCGAAATCGTTTTTGTACGTCTCGCAAAATTAGTTTACTCAAATGATATACGATAAGTAAAGGGTTAACGCTTTTTCCCAATTAGCGTAGTGTACGAAATCTTTTTTGATCAGCGAATATTTGCGACTCGCGTGATTGTGACTGAGGTGTATTTAAAGTCGTCGACGTAATcttccagaaaaaaaagaagaagaaaaaaaaaacattttaattaacgacagTACTCTTTGTAATTAAACACGCTTTTGTCAAATACGTAAAGTCAGCGCTGAACCAAAACTGTACATACTTGCCATCGAGGcgactttatttaatatctactCATATCTGTAGCTTAGCCAATTAAGTATGAACTTAAGAGTCTCACTTCCGATCTCCGCATGCCGTCCGAGCGTAGACTACGtcgcgaaatatatataatttatatatttcaacgCGGCCGGGGGATCGGGAACCGATAGAAGTGTAAGAAGTTATATATTACTAATTTAGAAggagaatatttatttctgtccTTGTAACAAATAAACGACATTTTCTACGACCCGACGTTCTTGCCTTCAAGTTCGAGTTACATGCCGCGCTCGCGATATTCGGCTGGCACACTGTCCACCGTTTCTATCGATTGTCATCCGAAAGGGTATACCGAAGTACTCGGTGATGGTAGCGGTTCAATCCTTCGCGCACTGAGCAAGCGCGAAATCGGGCGGATTGACATAATCACGAGGAGCGATTCAGTTAAACGATAATTTCCGCTCGGTGAACTGCGATGAACGCTAACGAAGGTAGAACTTATGTCGAAAAAATTAGCGAAGGGCTTGCACTCCGACCGACATTCCACCGgaagtataaaattaagtaaacgCGACGTGTGAAAGAGTTGCACGTTAAAGTCTGTCGGATGAAAGTGAGCCTAGcagattataataatataaaaacttatatttaattaaaaaaaggaaaaaaagaagtttttaatACATAGCCAGCGATGAAGCACTCGTtcataattaactaattaataaattaaaaaattttatgttatacgtaataatttaatttacataagtAACGTTCActcggtaaataaaaaaaaaattgctttatcGGAAAAATCagctcaaataattttttgccggGAATATATATGGTTGTGTTAAAGTTCGGAACTTACAAGTGTTCTGCGAAAGTTTGCTACAACGGACGAATCACATGTATAAAGCTTTCTACGGTAACAAAAGCTTCCTTCTTCGAAGTCTAGATTGATTTATAGTGTTTTTCAGTAGAAAAGTTGATACAAAACTGAACGTATTATACCTTCTCTCTATTTGGTATAGACTAAAAGTTTGTTTAAAACTTTAACTTCCAGAAAACCATTTTCTCTCAATTCCGCAAAAGAagacgaattaataaaataaatttttatttttataataaaaacatttaactTAAACATTtcataacaattataattaattaaaaaggaaatacttcataaaatattaaataattctcaaatGCATTCAcgattaacaataatttataacaaaagtcagcaaaataattaataaaaaaattataaaatttaattttgcaactaGATTTATCCTACGCCTTCACGCTGAGTCGTCGTTGCTTATGGATATTAGGCATATGGCCTGATCCATTCGTACCTCTAAGTGATTTCCAACGATTAAGCGTAAGATTCATTATTGTTACGTGCATTCTGTGCCTTTATGTGATCGTGCCGCAGCTAACTAACATGATTCTCGCCTGGGGTAACGTGGCACGGATGGTAGAGCACGTCGCTTCCGCGAACTTCAGCCTAATGGCGTTATGCAAATTGGTCGGAACTTGGTACCACGGTCAAAGTAAGTCAtttcattcaattttttagaaaTGAGATTTAACAAACGCGAAAATACTGAATATGCAGTACGaagacaaatattttacgacaGTCTTGTAATAATTCCATTTACGTACTTCTCGTATTAATGCACCTTGTTTAAACCCAAAAGCGCTTCGAGTGCTAATGACGTCTGTCATGACCGACTGGATGACTTCAAAAGATCATGAACGGAATACGATGCTAAATATCGCGAGACGTGGCAGAGTCTTGGCCTTACGATGCTACGTGGCTTCGTCGTGCACAGTTGTGTTTTACGTATCGCTAAACATTCTGAAATTCCATCGGAACAAGTATCAGCTCCATCGACCCCTCGTGTACAAGTTCGCCTATCCATACAACACCGAAAAAAGCCCGAGTTACGAAATTACGTTTTTCACCCAACTCTCGGGCGGCGTATATTCGGCCCTCATCAATTGCACTATCGACTGCTTCGTTTCGATACTTGTGCTGCACATATGCGCGCAATTGATAAACCTGCGTACGGTGCTCAATAAACTGGTTGACGACCTGGCCAAAAAAGTTATAACCTCcggagaatttaaaaaaagtttagccACGATCACTATGCGCCACGAGCATCTTATCAGGTATGCCGAAAAAATCGGTCTGAATAATTTACCATaaaagcattaattaatttccagtAATGtgttcgatattatttttttggtttaaaaattataaataaataataaattcgtatgAATTTTTAAGGAACGCAAAGACGGTTGATGACTGCTATAGTGcagtattatttatacatatgttaGCCGCTACATTTCAACTGTGCTTTGAAAGCTTTCAGGTTTTCACGGtaagtaaaacaattttatcttatttttctgTATAGTTTAGAAagtgtgtaaattttttttatgtacgtaTACAAATACGTTTAGTACTTTAATtgattcattaaataataagaaatcagaagaaataaataaatcttgtttTCAGATAGTATCGAATCATTTGAACATATCTGTCATTAGAGtgg encodes:
- the LOC139104950 gene encoding odorant receptor 4-like isoform X2; amino-acid sequence: MILAWGNVARMVEHVASANFSLMALCKLVGTWYHGQTLRVLMTSVMTDWMTSKDHERNTMLNIARRGRVLALRCYVASSCTVVFYVSLNILKFHRNKYQLHRPLVYKFAYPYNTEKSPSYEITFFTQLSGGVYSALINCTIDCFVSILVLHICAQLINLRTVLNKLVDDLAKKVITSGEFKKSLATITMRHEHLIRNAKTVDDCYSAVLFIHMLAATFQLCFESFQVFTIVSNHLNISVIRVAFLSFYVLLVLTHLYIYCYSAERLLIESTGMAYGVYECKWYDISSKDAKSLMFMVYRSTIPLKLTAGKFGTFSLEMFGTTVKTSMGYLSALLTMMD
- the LOC139104950 gene encoding odorant receptor 4-like isoform X1: MILAWGNVARMVEHVASANFSLMALCKLVGTWYHGQTLRVLMTSVMTDWMTSKDHERNTMLNIARRGRVLALRCYVASSCTVVFYVSLNILKFHRNKYQLHRPLVYKFAYPYNTEKSPSYEITFFTQLSGGVYSALINCTIDCFVSILVLHICAQLINLRTVLNKLVDDLAKKVITSGEFKKSLATITMRHEHLIRNAKTVDDCYSAVLFIHMLAATFQLCFESFQVFTIVSNHLNISVIRVAFLSFYVLLVLTHLYIYCYSAERLLIESTGMAYGVYECKWYDISSKDAKSLMFMVYRSTIPLKLTAGKFGTFSLEMFGTVRYPIDVGINMFLSAQHGQQLKFAFYFCSLQTVKTSMGYLSALLTMMD